Genomic DNA from Rubripirellula tenax:
TATTCTCGTATTCTCCGCCATACGGATAGATGCGGAACTCGATCGGATCCCCCGTCACGAAGCCTTCGAATGGCAAAATAAACGAGAGCGTTGTCGGGGATTGGGAATTGATACGCTCGGAATCAAACAGCGCAGCGGAAGATGTGAATCCATCGACGCTGGACATTACCGCATAATGTCGCGGCGAGAGCCAGTTGTGTCGCTCGACCGTAAAGTCGAACGAAGCAGCGGTCAAATCCAACCATTGATCGCTTGTGGAGGTGTCAACGGTAACGGACAGGTACTCGCCGTCTGCAATTGCCTGATCAAGCGTCGTTCCCGGGTATCCCTCAAACGTTCCAATAAACCCGACAAGGTTACTCGCTGATGATGACGTATCGCGAGTGAATCCGGGGCCGAGCGTTACGCCCGAATAGGCAACGTCGGATGCAATCGAACTTGTGCCCAACCAGACGGGGTCGGGACTACCCGCGTCGGTGACCGGAGCAACGGTCAGGTCAGCCGTCACCAAATTTCCCACCGATGCCGCAGGACGAACCGCGACTCGGACCTCACCGGTTACGCTAGCGCCCCCGTCATCAGTGACAGTGACTGTGACAAACTGTTCACCGACGGCGGCGTCAAAAGACACAACAGCCGTCGTGCCGATGATCGTTTCGCCGGCCATCCATTGGTAGCTGACAATCTTGCCGTCAAAGTCGCGGGATGATGACGCGTCGAGTTGAACCGACTCGATACCGTTGTCATCCAGATCGACGACAGTGATCTCGTCGGTGGCGCGAGAAATGGGGACTCGGTTGGCGGGTGCATTGCCGAGTGCCCAGTCGGATATTGCACGAAACTTATGAGCCTCGGACACCACTTGATCTTGCGATTCGAACGCGCCCCACGACCCAAAGGCGTTTGGCGCCGAAATGTGGGTGAAGTTGCTGTGTAGGGCGACGTCTTTCGCTTCAAGGAGCGTCAAAAACTCTTGATAGATCCCATACATCCGCGGACTACGATTCGCCGCGATCATCAAGTTGGCAAGGTCTTCGTTCGCGACGTTACCGCCCGTCCCGACCAAGTGCTGACCGCCCTCGTAAGTGATCAGCCACAAATCGTGATCCGACGCGATCGCTTTGTGCGTCGTCAACTGACTGGTCAGCGGTCCACGCAAGTCGACCTCAAGTCGGTCGAGCACCTGATCAACCGTAATGGGGGCGGATCCATCGGTGGGTGCGAGTTCCTGGTCTCGGACGATATCGTCCGCGATTTCGCCGCCAAAGTATGCGTTGATCGCGAGTGCATCGGGCTTGATGCCGGTCGGGTTGATGTTCGGGTCATCCAACGCGTCTAAGCGTTCGGTGCTTACGGCCGAAACGCCCGCTTGGGCCGACAAAACCTTGACCAAACGATCAGCGGATTGAGCGGCAAAGGTGTCTTCAAAGATTTGCCAAATCTGTGCCGATCGCATGGAATGAAACTTTTGACCCGCGGCGTATCCGGGCCAATCAAGGACTAGGGCTAGGCCTTGCTCTTGAATGTAGGTGGCCTGCGAGAAGCTTCCGTTCCACGTTTCGTTGCTGTACTCGATAAAGACTTTTAAACCGGGACTAAGATTGTCTCGCAAATACGTTGCCAGGTTCGTAACGAAGGCGTCGTTGGCTCGCGCCGGCACGGTGATCCACGCATCTTGTTGCACTTGATTGGCAAGTGCCGTGATGTACTCAACCGCGACGCCAACGGGAAGCGTTTGCGTGAACGTGTCCAGTGTGACGCGATCATTCCAATCCACGATCGGGTTATTGTTGGCTCGCATCCAATCCATGAAACGCAAGTTCCCATAAGTGCCCAAGTGCTGAGTCATCGATGGCAAGAATGGCGCAGTTTCATAGGTGCTTGAGTGGCCCGGTGAAATCAGTTCGAGATCACTGACGGGATTCACGGCGTCGCTGGTTGTGATCGCCAACAATAGACGTCCGACGCCATCACCGAAATCAGAATCGTAGACTTCAAAATCGGCGTCGTATCCGTTGGTGAATGTGATGATCCGAGATTCGAGTTGATCGCTCGTGTTGACCAACAAACCTTCATCGGCGCGGAACAAAAGCGAGCCACTGCCGCTGGCCTTCAACCGATACGTGCCCGGTCCATGGACGGGAATGACTGTGTGAACGATTTGATCGAGCCCACCGCCGGCGGGTGTGAACGGCAACGCGGCCGTTGCACCGACCGACGCCACGGGATAGCCGTCAGCGTCCAACAAAATCTCAGCTTCGAATCCGGTGTCGTACTGGCCTTCCAAATTCGCGTTGGCCGTCATCCAGTCCCGACTTTGCTTCATGACGTCGACAAAGCCGACCACGTCATAGTCGGTACTCGACGTCAAATTTGTCCCCAGGGCCAGCGAATCACCGGCAAGCAATTGGCGCGATTCGAATTTCTCGATCGCTAGTCGGCGATTCGAGGTTCGGGAACATTTGGCCAACCCACGACACCGCTTCAAATATCTGTTCACGCTGAATAATCCCCGATTGCCTAACTCTACTGAAGTCTTTTTCAAAGATGCAGCCGTAGGTTATAGAAGGGCGAATTGCAGACTTCCAGCATCGATCGCTTTCCAGCCCCCTAACGGCGCAGACTGCCCCGCTGTTCGCCGTCGGGGGTGGCGTGCGGGGCTCAGAGGAGGTGCAGCACTCTCGCCCTAACCGTTATTGCCGATCACCGGGATTGAGAGGGGGCTCATTCAACCAAGGAATTACGTCATGACCGGTATCGTCGACGCCATCGCCAACCGCTCGCCGCGACAACCATCCCCAACGCCAACACGGATGAGGGTTCGGGAACGGCGACGACTCGCAGAGACCCCAGGGCCGACGAAACCGCGATGGGTGTGAACAGGTCGTCTCCTAGCGTGAGACCACTTAACGATCCAGGACTAAGCGTCAGATCGTAGTTACCGCTCGCAAAACTGAGAACATTCAATGAAGCCGTCCCCAGATATAGTGAGGGATCGCACCCTTAAACACAAATTCCCAAAGCACCTACGTCTTTTGCGGTGCGTGGTCAGGTGTTGGTCATGGCGCGTCGCGCCGGACGCGAACGAACCAATTTAAGAACAACGGCAACCAGCGATACTCGCTGCGCCGATGATGTAAGGCTGGGCGATTTAGGGGGCAAGAAGTGTTTTGTCTTACGCCCAACTGTCAATGGCAGCTCAACTTTGTGCACTTAGAAAACGAGACTCTAAGATCGTTTTGCCCGACGTCGACGCCATTGCAAACCACCGGCCGCAATCGCAAATCCGACCATTGCGATCGACGAAGGCTCAGGAACTGCTACGACAGAAAACGTCGCTGAGCCAAAGGATGCTGTGGCCGCCGGAAAAATTTCATTGTTAAAGAACACTTCGCCGAAATCGTTGGGATTCAAACCGAGCAAACTCGATTGGCCCGGAGCTCCAACGACCGTGAAGGTGATCGTCGCTAGATTGACTTCGTGAAATGTAGCGTTGGAACCGATCTTGATTCCAGAGCTGTTTTCCCCGCCAACTTCGCTGACAAAATTGGGATTGTCGATCAATTTAAAACTGAGACCAGTAAACAGCCCACCAACCTCAATGTCCGCCTCATCAGCAACCTGCAATACGTCCGTCGCAGGGCCGACCGGTTGGTACGTTACACGGACGGGTCCAAGTGAGGTGAGACCAGTGGGCGCAGTGAAGAACATTAAGTTTTCACCTTCAGTCGCGGTTTCGCGAAAAATGATGTCAACACTGAACGTCGATCCAGCCTCGGCGGAATATGACGATTGATCGAATCGAAAATCGTAGATGAGGTCCGCTTGCGACGATGCAAAGCTGGTAGACGCAAGGATGACGAAAACAAACAGAAGGCGAATCATGACAAACACTCGATGCAGAACGACACGAAAGAAAAACGTTTTACTAGAACAAAAGGGTCTTGCCGTAGCGGCCACGGAATTGAAGGAAGTCCGAACCGTTTACGATACTGTCGAGATTGAAGTTGAAACTTTGGCTGTACCCGACTTGTCCCAGGGATTTCCCGTAGGCTCCGCGAAAGTACAGAAAATCACTTCCGTCAACATCGCGATCCCCATCGACGTCCCCATAATATCGAAAGAACTTATCGCTGGCGACATCACCGAACTCAAAGTTGTCGCCGGTAATCCCGTCACCATTGGCGTCCAGGCCTGTGCCATCGACCGACACGATTTTACTCGCATCGACGGTTAATTGGTAGTTTCCATCAGCCAGCGAGCCGAATTCCGTGAAATTTCCGGAAAATGTCAGGGTGAATATGCGTGCTGTGGCACCCGGCAATGGCGAAATCACCACCCCGGCCAAGCCGCCGCCCGTGCCCCGCTTGGTGACCGTGATCGCGCCCGCCTGTAAAATCACGTCGGTATCAAATTCGATCGTCATGGTGTCCACTCGAGAACGCTGATTCTCGCCGCCGTTGATCGTGACATTCGATTTGTTGATCTCGACCAAATTGTTGACTGAAAGCGTCAATTGCTTTTCAAGCAAAGTACCGGTGTGGTTGCCGACCATAACGCGGACTTGGTAGGTGGACTGAGTTTCATAGTCGATCACCTCGCCTTGTTTGAGTCGAAGTTCGTTGCCGACCACGACGAATTTTGAATTGTCGTCGTCACCGTCGCCGGCTACCAATGCGAAGAACCGCTGGGCAATCGGCGAGGCGTCGACGGCGGATAGTTCCGCGAACAAGACGTCGGCGGATGATGTATCGACGTTCTCGTTGATCGATGTCTCCGAAAGTTCAATGTCGTTCGTTTCGAATCCTGATTGAATCAGGAAATCAACGTTCGATTGGACGTCATCGACTCCGTCGTTCAAGCGGGCTTCACCATGAGGAACCTCGGCGACAGCGAGACCACTCGCGTTGCCCGTGTCATAGTCGGCCGGCAGGATACGGACCAGTTGGTTTTGCCCGTTGCGAATCTGAACATTGCCCTGCGAGCCATGATAGTGCTCGCCAGCCGCGGTACCGAAGCCAGCGTTCGTCCAAAGAAAGTTGATGTTCGGGTCTTCACTACCAAAATCAGAATCGATCGCGATTACGCCATTGTTCGATGTGCTGGCGATCAGCTGGGTGCCGTCGATGCTCTCGCCCAGCGTCCCCGTCAGATCGAAGGACGAAGTGAATGTCTCGACGACCGTTTGGCTGAGCGGATCAATCTTCAAGACCTTGTTGGTACTTGGTTCGACCGCAAAGACATGACCCGCGACCGTGGCTAACCCCGTGTAATAGCCGCTAGGCAGTTCGAGATAGGCCAGCAGTTCGCCCGTGTCGGGATCCAAACTGTAGAACCTGTCATAAGCGACAAAATACAGAGCATATTGGTCCAAGGCTAAGCCGACGCCGCCCCCGTCGTCGGGTGCATCGAACGTATTCAGCACTTGACCCGAGAGCGGATCGAGTTCGCGAATGATCGTTGGCCCGCTGCCAAAACTTTGTTGTGTCGTAAACAGCCTTGTTGCATTCCCGGCCGTCGCGATCGACCTTTCGTCGGATCCGGTCGCGACACGAATGTAATGATCGCCCGGAGTGACATCCGTAAACGTATAGGTTCCGCTTGCGTCCGTCATCACCGACTGCTCACCCGCGTCAAGAACGCCGTTACGGTTTGCGTCCAAGAAGACTTGTGCCCCGACGCGCGGTTCGTCGCCGACATCCGAGACTCCGTCGCCGTTCACGTCGTCCCGAATCGTGCCGGAAATCGTGGCCAATGTCGACTGAAAACCAAACGAGACGCCGGAACTGACTTGTCCACTCGATACATCGACGACTAACCCGCTGTCTTCGTATTTCCCGCCGCCAAACCCTTGCCGCGAATAGTTGGCAGGAAATGCCCGCTGGAATACCCAATCGGAATCATAAACCAGCGTCCCACTAGAGCCATTGGACCCGACGAATTGTTCATCGCCAACGGCGGTGGCGGCATATTCCCAACCATAGGTTTCGCTCAACTGGCCAACGCTTGTCGTTCGTCCGGTGGTTGGATCGATGGTGAACACCCCGTCCTGACTGGAGAACGCGACGATCGACTGGCCGTCGGTCGATTCGGAAAGCGCTGCGCTGAATTGAGGTGCTGTCTCGGTGGCTGTGAACGCGAGCGTCACGGACTTTCGATCAACGAACTCGTTCGTCGCGGGATCGTAGCGATAGATCGAATGTTGACTGCCAATGCTGCCGAGAACATAGATCGAACCGCGAGCAATGACTGGACCGGTGACGAACAGAAACTCATTTCCGTCCCAGGGCAGCGGAGTCGAATCCAGAACCGTTCCATCGAGCGCGATTTCATGTAAGACATCCAGGTCGTTGTCGATGACGATCAGTTGCTTACCATCAAAGGCGGTCGAATGTAGGAACGAAATTTCAACATCCGTTTGGATCACGGACAAGACGTCGCCGTTGATTGGATCGATTTCACGGATGTCCATCACGAAGCTAGGTGGGCTGTTGGGATTGGAGATCCGCCCCGTGGTGAACAATCGATCGCTTGAATAGGACACGTCCGTCGGACGATGGTTGGTAGGCGTTACTGTTCGGACGTATGCATTTCCGGCCGGGACGCCAGCGATCGTGTACGTTCCGTCGGCCCCGCTGGTTGTCTGGGGTTCATTTGCATCGGGCCACTCGTTGAAATTGGTGTCAACAAAAACAATCACGCCTTCGATCGGCAACTCACCCGTATCGAACAGTCCATTTTCGTTTCCGTCAACAAACTGAATGCCCGAGATGCTGCCGAGCTTATCGAGGATCACAAAGTCCGCCCCTGTGGCGCTATCGGCACCGTACAGGACAACGCTGTTCGAAGTTGCCGTAACCGACTCGGCGGCCATCCCATCGATATAGCCGGACGCGTTGAAGGTGATCGTTCGAGTCACATTGCCGCTTGCGTCTCGGACGTTGATCGATTTTGCAAAACTGTTGGAGCTGAAATTCCCAGGTTCAAACCATTGCCCACCTGCACCGGCAATCGCGTTGCCGGTGGTGAGGTTACCGAGGTTTTCAACAAACAATCCGGTGGCGGGATCGACGGTCCAGGCATTCGATCCGACCGAAAGAATCAAATGCTGGCCATCCGGCGCTTCGCCCAATCCGCCTTCAGTGGAATTGGTGTAATCCAGATTGAGTTCATTCAAGTTGAATGTTGAACCGAGTCGGTTGGTCCTGAGGTCGAACGATCGCAGCAGCCCGTTTTGAGAGTCATGCAGGTAGGCAACGGAATCCAGAATCGCCATCCCTTTGTAGTACCCAGCCGGAATCGCAATTTCGCGAAGCAAAGCACCCGTGTCGGCGTCGATCGCACGCATGACATTGCTTTGCGCCAGATACAGTACTCCGTTATCCAACGCCATGCCTGCCCATGCTGTTCCGTACTGTGTCGCAAATGAGTTGAGTGTTTCGCCGGTAACTGGATCAATCTCGGCAATGAATGGGTTGCCCGCGTCGGCACCTTGAACAAAAAGTCGCACTGAATCATCGGCGATCGCGTTGATTATTTTTCCGGCAATCGGCTTGACGCGAACAGAAAAGTCCCCCGGCGTGACATCTGCGATGGAGTATTCACCCGACGAATCAGTAATCGCCGTCGGCTCACCGGCATCAAAGGTTCGGTTCCCGTTGGTGTCGACATAGACTTCTGCGCCGCCGGCGGGAACATCGCCGCTTATGGAACCCGAAACCGTTGACAAGGTGGATCGGAATCCATGATTCACAGCGTCCGTTGACTGGTTCGCCGCAACGGAAACGCTAACGCCGTTGTCTTGGAAGGTTCCGCTAGCCAATCCGGTGGGAACGAAAGGCACGTTGAAGATTCGATCGGGATTCCCGTAAACTTGAATGTTG
This window encodes:
- a CDS encoding PEP-CTERM sorting domain-containing protein yields the protein MNVLSFASGNYDLTLSPGSLSGLTLGDDLFTPIAVSSALGSLRVVAVPEPSSVLALGMVVAASGWRWRRRYRS
- a CDS encoding PEP-CTERM sorting domain-containing protein encodes the protein MIRLLFVFVILASTSFASSQADLIYDFRFDQSSYSAEAGSTFSVDIIFRETATEGENLMFFTAPTGLTSLGPVRVTYQPVGPATDVLQVADEADIEVGGLFTGLSFKLIDNPNFVSEVGGENSSGIKIGSNATFHEVNLATITFTVVGAPGQSSLLGLNPNDFGEVFFNNEIFPAATASFGSATFSVVAVPEPSSIAMVGFAIAAGGLQWRRRRAKRS